A stretch of the bacterium genome encodes the following:
- a CDS encoding AAA family ATPase, which yields MSQERFKLESIEIKEEHKNKETEVIVKPFNIDDFNLLISDNAQGKTRFLRTLYFLSSLVSNRPRIIITLFSGKFTFIHETEKNKRIVYLIDIIPENGKNKYEEEIICDNKKIFSTKEKILINEKTNCKVESFFIPPNIPAISSINEPDYITINLINEFFSKIVYISSSKSREIIVSSPNAIIPNSEGTNIADVLFNWSKEFSDIYNETLNEFYKCFNLIENVDFVENVISGIKTKTLAFKEKSISKLIDQVNWSDGIYRILHLLMSVKVPFKKNQILIPPSLILIDEIENGLDFKRLEFIVNYLRGRGVIFSSHNPL from the coding sequence ATGAGCCAAGAACGGTTTAAATTAGAATCAATCGAAATAAAAGAAGAACATAAGAATAAAGAAACAGAAGTTATAGTAAAACCATTTAATATTGATGATTTTAATTTACTAATTAGTGATAATGCACAAGGGAAAACAAGGTTTCTTAGAACACTATATTTTTTATCCAGTTTAGTTTCAAATAGGCCTCGAATAATTATTACATTATTTTCTGGAAAGTTTACTTTTATACATGAAACAGAAAAAAACAAGAGAATTGTTTATTTGATTGATATTATACCTGAAAATGGGAAAAATAAATATGAAGAGGAAATTATATGTGATAATAAAAAAATATTTTCGACAAAAGAGAAAATATTGATAAACGAAAAAACTAATTGTAAAGTGGAATCTTTTTTTATTCCCCCAAATATTCCTGCGATTTCTTCAATAAATGAACCTGATTATATTACTATAAATCTCATAAATGAATTTTTTTCAAAAATAGTTTATATTTCTTCTTCTAAATCTCGAGAAATAATAGTATCTTCCCCAAATGCTATTATCCCCAATAGTGAAGGAACAAATATTGCAGATGTGCTATTTAATTGGTCAAAAGAATTTTCTGATATATATAATGAAACGTTAAACGAATTTTATAAATGTTTCAATTTAATAGAAAATGTTGACTTTGTTGAAAATGTTATTAGTGGGATTAAAACAAAAACCCTAGCCTTTAAAGAAAAATCTATTTCTAAACTAATTGATCAGGTGAATTGGTCGGATGGAATTTATAGAATATTGCATCTTTTGATGTCTGTAAAAGTACCTTTCAAAAAAAATCAAATACTTATTCCTCCTTCATTAATATTAATAGATGAAATTGAAAATGGATTGGATTTTAAGAGGCTTGAATTTATTGTAAATTATCTGAGGGGTCGGGGAGTTATTTTCAGCTCCCATAACCCTTTATAA